In Aeromicrobium marinum DSM 15272, one genomic interval encodes:
- a CDS encoding flavin-containing monooxygenase, which translates to MTTSPEVEHLDVLVVGAGLSGLGAGRYLKVEHPARSFAILEARGASGGTWDLFRYPGVRSDSDLYTFGYEFEPWRDKESIASASKILDYLRATASKHGVDQHVRYYHRVVSADWSNDDARWMVEIERTDTGQRSHLTTGWIFCAGGYYRYDEGYTPEFIGRESYRGQIVHPQHWPADLDYTGKKVVVIGSGATAITLIPAMAEEVEQITMLQRTPTYVLPVPKEDPLAAPFIKVLGEKRGYAAIRRKNIEQQRLVYRLCQRFPRAARRLIRTVNSKQLPDGFPVDEHFNPPYDPWDQRVCAVPDGDLFRTIRQGKASVVTDRIATFTETGLLLESGRQLEADIIITATGLNLQVFGGMDLAVDGRPVVPSETVVHRGTMLSGVPNFAMAIGYTNSSWTLKVGLLCEYFCQLLTHMDQHGHDTVYAVADPDMPTQPLLDFGAGYVQRSLAELPRQGPAAPWLMSKEFLEDRKLIRRGEIADDHLTFSGPAARGAGPNRVQTQGAPR; encoded by the coding sequence ATGACCACTTCCCCCGAGGTGGAGCACCTCGATGTGCTGGTGGTCGGTGCCGGCCTCTCCGGGCTCGGTGCCGGCCGATACCTGAAGGTCGAGCACCCCGCGAGGTCATTCGCGATCCTCGAGGCCCGCGGCGCCTCGGGTGGGACGTGGGACCTGTTCAGGTACCCCGGAGTCCGCTCGGACTCGGACCTGTACACGTTCGGCTACGAGTTCGAGCCATGGCGGGACAAGGAGTCCATCGCCTCAGCTTCGAAGATCCTCGACTACCTTCGGGCCACTGCCAGTAAGCACGGCGTTGATCAGCACGTTCGCTACTACCACCGGGTCGTCTCCGCGGACTGGTCGAACGACGATGCCCGTTGGATGGTCGAGATCGAACGGACCGACACCGGTCAGCGCAGTCACCTGACCACCGGGTGGATCTTCTGCGCCGGCGGCTACTACCGGTACGACGAGGGCTACACGCCGGAGTTCATCGGCCGCGAGAGCTACAGGGGTCAGATCGTCCACCCGCAGCACTGGCCCGCAGACCTCGACTACACCGGCAAGAAGGTCGTCGTCATCGGCAGCGGCGCCACCGCGATCACGTTGATCCCGGCCATGGCCGAGGAGGTCGAGCAGATCACGATGCTGCAACGCACGCCGACCTACGTCCTCCCGGTGCCGAAGGAGGATCCGCTCGCCGCCCCATTCATCAAGGTTCTCGGGGAGAAACGCGGGTACGCGGCGATCCGTCGCAAGAACATCGAGCAGCAGCGTCTGGTGTACAGGCTCTGCCAACGGTTCCCGAGAGCCGCGCGACGGCTGATCCGCACCGTCAACAGCAAACAACTGCCCGACGGATTCCCTGTCGACGAGCACTTCAACCCGCCCTACGACCCGTGGGACCAACGTGTCTGCGCGGTGCCGGACGGAGACCTGTTTCGCACGATCAGACAGGGCAAGGCCTCCGTGGTCACCGACCGAATCGCGACCTTCACCGAGACCGGCCTGCTCCTGGAAAGCGGTCGCCAGTTGGAGGCCGACATCATCATCACCGCCACGGGGCTCAACCTGCAGGTCTTCGGAGGGATGGATCTGGCCGTTGACGGACGTCCGGTCGTCCCGTCCGAGACCGTCGTCCATCGCGGCACGATGCTGAGCGGCGTACCGAACTTCGCGATGGCGATCGGCTACACGAACTCGTCATGGACACTCAAGGTGGGTCTGCTGTGCGAGTACTTCTGCCAGCTGCTCACCCACATGGACCAGCACGGACACGACACCGTGTACGCCGTCGCCGACCCGGACATGCCGACCCAGCCGCTGCTCGACTTCGGCGCCGGTTACGTGCAGCGTTCCCTTGCCGAACTCCCCCGACAGGGCCCAGCCGCCCCGTGGCTGATGTCGAAGGAGTTCCTGGAGGACCGCAAACTGATACGCCGTGGCGAGATCGCCGACGATCACCTGACGTTCTCCGG
- a CDS encoding nitroreductase — protein sequence MTSTAPASSFDELVRARRSCRGFRPDPVDPAVVERIIGTALHAPSWCNSQSWHVHVIGGEAVERFRTGMVAAITSDPSENSDLPFPAAYEGVYRERRRATGWQLYEAVGVEKGDRLGSAVEMLRNFELFDAPHAAIITTDAQLGTYGAIDCGLFLQTFLLAAEAHGVATVAQAALASQAPFVRDFLGLGDDRLVVAGVSFGYADPEHAANSFRTPRQSLAEAATWVTD from the coding sequence ATGACGTCGACCGCCCCCGCCTCGTCCTTCGACGAGCTCGTCCGCGCCCGCCGCAGCTGCCGTGGCTTCCGCCCCGACCCGGTCGACCCGGCCGTCGTCGAACGCATCATCGGTACCGCGCTGCACGCCCCCTCGTGGTGCAACAGCCAGTCGTGGCACGTGCACGTCATCGGCGGCGAGGCGGTCGAGCGGTTCCGCACCGGGATGGTCGCGGCGATCACCTCCGACCCCTCGGAGAACTCCGACCTGCCGTTCCCGGCCGCCTACGAGGGCGTGTACCGGGAGCGTCGCCGTGCCACCGGCTGGCAGCTGTACGAGGCGGTCGGCGTCGAGAAGGGCGACCGGCTGGGCTCCGCGGTCGAGATGCTGCGCAACTTCGAGTTGTTCGACGCCCCGCACGCCGCGATCATCACGACCGACGCGCAGCTGGGCACCTACGGGGCGATCGACTGCGGGCTGTTCCTGCAGACGTTCCTGCTGGCCGCGGAGGCCCACGGCGTCGCGACCGTCGCCCAGGCCGCGCTGGCCAGCCAGGCGCCGTTCGTGCGGGACTTCCTCGGTCTCGGCGACGACCGGCTCGTCGTGGCCGGCGTCTCGTTCGGGTACGCCGACCCCGAGCACGCCGCCAACTCGTTCCGCACCCCCCGCCAGTCCCTCGCCGAGGCCGCGACCTGGGTCACGGACTGA
- the fdhD gene encoding formate dehydrogenase accessory sulfurtransferase FdhD produces MTKPVQRRRLERVEVGRSRQPRHDSLVTEEPLEVRVEGRSFSVTMRTPGDDFDLVAGFLVSEGVVRSADGLAAMRYCAGAVDGDGGNTYNVIDASVTGPGALVAHARDRHVFTSSSCGLCGLASIEAVETASSFDVGADPVAVSADVLAGLPDALRAEQRWFDDTGGLHAAGLFDTAGAPLVVREDVGRHNAVDKVVGWALREDRLPLAGSVLQVSGRASFELVQKAGMAGIPVLAAVSAPSSLAVDLADRIGLTLVGFSRGGRFNVYTRGDRVAT; encoded by the coding sequence ATGACCAAGCCCGTCCAGCGACGGCGGCTGGAGCGGGTCGAGGTGGGCCGGTCCCGACAGCCCCGGCACGACTCCCTGGTCACCGAGGAGCCGCTCGAGGTGCGGGTCGAGGGCCGGTCGTTCAGCGTGACGATGCGGACCCCCGGCGACGACTTCGACCTGGTCGCCGGCTTCCTCGTCTCCGAGGGCGTCGTCCGCTCCGCCGACGGGCTCGCGGCGATGCGCTACTGCGCCGGCGCGGTCGACGGGGACGGTGGGAACACCTACAACGTCATCGACGCCAGCGTCACCGGTCCCGGCGCGCTCGTGGCCCACGCCCGTGACCGCCACGTGTTCACCTCCAGCTCGTGCGGGTTGTGCGGGCTGGCGTCGATCGAGGCCGTCGAGACGGCGTCGTCGTTCGACGTGGGAGCCGATCCGGTCGCGGTGTCCGCCGACGTGCTCGCCGGGTTGCCCGATGCACTGCGGGCCGAGCAGCGGTGGTTCGACGACACCGGTGGTCTGCACGCCGCGGGACTGTTCGACACCGCCGGCGCCCCGCTGGTGGTGCGGGAGGACGTGGGCCGGCACAACGCGGTCGACAAGGTCGTGGGATGGGCGCTCCGCGAGGACAGGTTGCCGCTGGCCGGGTCGGTGCTGCAGGTGTCCGGTCGGGCGTCGTTCGAGCTGGTGCAGAAAGCCGGCATGGCCGGGATCCCGGTGCTCGCCGCGGTCAGCGCACCGTCGTCGTTGGCCGTCGACCTGGCCGACCGGATCGGGCTGACGCTGGTCGGGTTCTCGCGCGGTGGACGATTCAACGTCTACACCCGGGGGGACCGGGTCGCGACCTGA
- a CDS encoding FdhF/YdeP family oxidoreductase, producing MADETDRQVENIDESRLEVGRPKKRAAGVPAVRHSLQMSVQQMGVKRTALTLLKVNQTDGFDCPGCAWPEHDQRHTAEFCENGAKAVAEEATRRRVTPEFFAEHSLQDLREWDDFALGQQGRLTHPMLLEAGDTHYRPVTWERAFDVVAEELAALDTPDAATFYTSGRTSNEAAFLYQLFVRGFGTNNLPDCSNMCHESSGSALGDTIGIGKGSVSLEDVEQADVIVIAGQNPGTNHPRMLTSLEKAKAAGATIVAVNPLREAGLLNFANPQKARGVVGRGTDLADEFLQVRLGGDQALFQALAAILVEIDTASPGAALDHEFIAAHTDGLDDFLAGLATLDWATVHEATGLAEADIRRVAGILAGSRRTVICWAMGLTQHPHAVATLRDAVNLLLLQGNIGRPGAGVCPVRGHSNVQGDRTMGIWEKMPEEFLDAIDDEFGFRSPREHGLDTVDSIRAMRRGDVRVFMGLGGNFVRATPDSAATEEALASLDLTVQVSTKLNRSHVVTGRRALILPTLGRTEVDEQATGPQRVSVEDSMSAVHASVGSLEPASPHLRSEVAIIAGIAERVLAGRTDAPRVDWSALRGDYRRIRESIARVVPGFEDVERRLDRPGGFVLPHPPRDERRFETSTGRAHFTRNEVTYPVVPPGRLLLQTLRSHDQFNTTIYGRDDRYRGITGGRRVVFVHADDLAAQGLVDGDHVDLVSEFADGVERRAERFRAVAYDTPRGCAAAYYPETNVLVPLDAVAKDSNTPASKSVVIRLEPVT from the coding sequence ATGGCTGACGAGACCGACCGGCAGGTCGAGAACATCGACGAGTCGCGTCTGGAGGTCGGGCGGCCCAAGAAGCGAGCGGCCGGCGTTCCCGCCGTCAGGCACTCGCTGCAGATGTCGGTGCAGCAGATGGGCGTCAAGCGGACCGCGCTGACGCTGCTGAAGGTCAACCAGACCGACGGCTTCGACTGCCCCGGCTGCGCCTGGCCCGAGCACGACCAGCGGCACACCGCGGAGTTCTGCGAGAACGGCGCGAAGGCCGTCGCCGAGGAGGCCACCCGCCGCCGGGTCACGCCGGAGTTCTTCGCCGAGCACTCGCTCCAGGACCTGCGCGAGTGGGACGACTTCGCCCTCGGGCAGCAGGGGCGGCTGACCCACCCGATGCTGCTGGAGGCGGGTGACACCCACTACCGGCCGGTCACGTGGGAGCGGGCGTTCGACGTGGTCGCCGAGGAGCTGGCCGCGCTGGACACCCCGGACGCCGCGACGTTCTACACGTCCGGCCGCACCTCCAACGAGGCGGCGTTCCTCTACCAGCTGTTCGTGCGTGGCTTCGGCACCAACAACCTGCCGGACTGCTCGAACATGTGTCACGAGTCCAGCGGGTCGGCCCTCGGCGACACGATCGGGATCGGCAAGGGCAGCGTCAGCCTGGAGGACGTCGAGCAGGCCGACGTCATCGTGATCGCGGGCCAGAACCCCGGCACCAACCACCCGCGCATGCTGACCTCCCTGGAGAAGGCCAAGGCTGCGGGCGCGACGATCGTGGCGGTCAACCCGCTGCGGGAGGCCGGCCTGCTGAACTTCGCGAACCCGCAGAAGGCCCGCGGCGTCGTCGGCCGGGGGACCGACCTGGCCGACGAGTTCCTGCAGGTCAGGCTCGGCGGCGACCAGGCGCTGTTCCAGGCGCTCGCCGCGATCCTGGTCGAGATCGACACCGCGTCGCCGGGCGCCGCGCTCGACCACGAGTTCATCGCCGCGCACACCGACGGGCTCGACGACTTCCTCGCGGGCCTGGCGACCCTCGACTGGGCGACGGTGCACGAGGCCACCGGGCTGGCCGAGGCCGACATCCGCCGCGTCGCCGGGATCCTCGCCGGGTCCCGCCGGACGGTCATCTGCTGGGCGATGGGGCTCACCCAGCACCCGCACGCCGTGGCGACGCTGCGCGACGCGGTCAATCTGCTGCTCCTGCAGGGCAACATCGGGCGACCCGGCGCGGGGGTGTGCCCGGTGCGTGGCCACTCCAACGTGCAGGGCGACCGCACCATGGGGATCTGGGAGAAGATGCCCGAGGAGTTCCTGGACGCGATCGACGACGAGTTCGGCTTCCGGTCACCGCGTGAGCACGGTCTCGACACGGTCGACTCGATCCGCGCCATGCGGCGCGGTGACGTGCGCGTGTTCATGGGCCTCGGGGGCAACTTCGTCCGGGCGACACCGGACTCCGCCGCCACCGAGGAGGCGCTGGCCTCGCTGGACCTCACGGTGCAGGTGTCGACCAAGCTGAACCGGTCCCACGTCGTGACCGGTCGCCGGGCGCTGATCCTGCCGACGCTCGGCCGGACCGAGGTCGACGAGCAGGCGACCGGACCCCAACGCGTGAGCGTCGAGGACTCCATGAGTGCGGTGCACGCCTCGGTCGGGAGCCTCGAGCCCGCGTCACCACACCTGCGCAGCGAGGTGGCGATCATCGCCGGCATCGCCGAGCGGGTCCTGGCGGGCCGGACCGACGCGCCCCGGGTCGACTGGTCGGCGCTGCGCGGCGACTACCGCCGCATCCGGGAGTCGATCGCCCGGGTCGTCCCGGGCTTCGAGGACGTCGAGCGACGGCTCGACCGCCCGGGCGGCTTCGTGCTGCCGCACCCGCCGCGGGACGAGCGACGCTTCGAGACCTCGACCGGACGGGCGCACTTCACGCGCAACGAGGTGACCTACCCGGTCGTGCCGCCGGGTCGCCTGCTGCTGCAGACCCTGCGGTCGCACGACCAGTTCAACACCACCATCTACGGGCGCGACGACCGGTACCGCGGCATCACGGGTGGCCGGCGGGTGGTCTTCGTGCACGCCGACGACCTCGCCGCCCAGGGCCTGGTCGACGGCGACCACGTCGACCTCGTGTCGGAGTTCGCCGACGGGGTCGAACGCCGCGCCGAGCGGTTCCGCGCGGTGGCCTACGACACCCCCCGGGGGTGCGCGGCCGCCTACTACCCCGAGACGAACGTGCTGGTCCCGCTGGACGCGGTGGCGAAGGACAGCAACACCCCGGCGTCGAAGTCGGTCGTCATCCGGCTGGAGCCGGTGACCTGA